A genomic segment from Treponema sp. Marseille-Q3903 encodes:
- a CDS encoding DUF262 domain-containing protein, protein MNIKLHEITVKEVAENYTDNAENGVTGYNNRLNIRPAYQREFIYKEKQRDEVIRTVIKGFPLNVMYWVKSDDGNFEVLDGQQRTISLCQYANGEFSLDHRMFQNLTKIEQEQILNYKLMIYICEGNDKEKLDWFKTINIAGEQLTNQELRNAIYTGEWLTEAKKIFFKDWLCCYANCG, encoded by the coding sequence ATGAATATAAAACTTCACGAAATCACTGTAAAAGAAGTCGCTGAGAACTACACTGACAATGCAGAAAACGGAGTAACTGGTTACAATAATCGACTTAATATCCGTCCTGCCTATCAGCGTGAATTCATCTACAAGGAAAAACAGCGTGATGAAGTTATACGCACAGTTATAAAAGGCTTTCCCTTAAATGTTATGTATTGGGTAAAAAGCGATGATGGAAACTTTGAAGTTTTGGACGGTCAGCAAAGAACAATCAGTTTGTGCCAGTATGCAAACGGCGAGTTTTCTCTTGACCATAGGATGTTTCAAAATCTTACAAAAATCGAGCAAGAACAAATTTTAAATTACAAACTCATGATTTACATCTGCGAGGGAAACGACAAAGAAAAGCTTGATTGGTTTAAAACAATAAATATTGCAGGCGAACAACTTACAAATCAAGAATTGAGAAACGCAATTTATACAGGCGAATGGCTTACTGAAGCAAAAAAAATATTTTTCAAAGACTGGTTGTGCTGCTACGCAAATTGCGGATAA
- a CDS encoding HNH endonuclease, giving the protein MSWICHRDNMEIEDYMAKHQHDTNCNELWLYFKSVIDWVQVIFTNYRKEMKGRDWGVFFNKYGKNSYDAKTLEAKILELLEDDDVTNNSGIYEYLLSGEEKHLSIRSFTPKMARAAFEKQKGICPKCGKTFSIEQMQADHITPWSKGGKTVAENCQMLCADCNRRKSNI; this is encoded by the coding sequence TTGAGTTGGATATGCCATCGTGACAACATGGAAATTGAAGATTACATGGCAAAACATCAGCATGACACCAACTGTAATGAACTTTGGCTTTATTTTAAAAGCGTCATTGATTGGGTTCAAGTAATTTTCACAAATTACAGAAAAGAAATGAAAGGTCGTGATTGGGGCGTATTTTTCAATAAATATGGTAAGAATTCTTATGATGCAAAAACACTTGAAGCAAAAATTTTAGAACTTTTGGAAGATGATGATGTTACAAACAACAGCGGAATCTACGAGTATCTTTTAAGCGGAGAAGAAAAGCATCTTTCAATTCGTAGTTTTACTCCAAAAATGGCTCGTGCCGCTTTTGAAAAACAGAAAGGCATTTGTCCTAAATGCGGAAAAACTTTTTCAATTGAACAAATGCAAGCAGACCATATTACTCCGTGGAGTAAAGGTGGTAAAACTGTTGCAGAAAACTGTCAAATGCTCTGTGCAGATTGTAACAGAAGAAAAAGTAATATATAA
- a CDS encoding nucleotidyltransferase family protein, producing the protein MKPKEKKEIFNFLEYNKNILQSYGVKKIGLFGSYIHNQQNKNSDIDILVEFHADKKNYNNFINLVYYLEDNLNTKVDLLTIESLSPYIGQRILNEVEYVSIK; encoded by the coding sequence ATGAAACCTAAAGAAAAAAAAGAGATTTTTAATTTCTTAGAATATAATAAAAACATTCTCCAGTCCTATGGCGTAAAAAAAATAGGTCTTTTTGGTTCTTATATACATAATCAACAAAATAAAAATAGCGATATTGATATATTAGTAGAATTCCATGCTGATAAAAAAAATTATAATAACTTTATAAATTTAGTTTATTACTTGGAAGATAATTTGAATACAAAAGTAGATTTATTAACCATAGAAAGTTTAAGTCCGTATATTGGTCAGAGAATACTCAATGAGGTTGAATATGTATCGATCAAATGA
- a CDS encoding DUF86 domain-containing protein has product MYRSNEELFKHIFDEIVFLESETRTISEEVFLKDEKTQRAFARSIEIIGEAVKNISSDVIIKYKEVPWRNIAGMRDKLIHGYFSVDYEIVWDVAKNIIPEFKNQLIKIMDTEKKKNDN; this is encoded by the coding sequence ATGTATCGATCAAATGAAGAGTTATTCAAGCATATTTTTGATGAAATTGTTTTTTTAGAATCTGAAACAAGGACCATATCAGAAGAAGTATTTTTAAAAGATGAAAAAACGCAACGAGCTTTTGCACGAAGTATTGAAATTATCGGAGAAGCCGTTAAAAATATTTCAAGTGATGTAATAATTAAATATAAAGAAGTTCCATGGAGAAATATTGCCGGTATGAGAGATAAACTCATTCATGGTTATTTTTCCGTTGATTATGAAATTGTGTGGGATGTTGCAAAAAACATTATTCCTGAATTTAAAAACCAGCTGATAAAAATTATGGATACAGAAAAAAAGAAAAATGACAATTAA